One window of Gloeothece citriformis PCC 7424 genomic DNA carries:
- a CDS encoding tetratricopeptide repeat protein has product MKVVPKRSRLAYIGLFVMLFALVCFSMAPLISSLFQARHSSSNQSTVSVSNKRESEILGYQLVLEREPDNQNALQGLLAAQLQQGNLLDVIEPLERLALLNPQQPDYTFLLAQTKQQLKDYEGASSAYRRVLAAYPGQMIALKSLVDLLLSQNRFSEAINEVQSTLKQAIALKSDEVETPYPIDITALQLLLGEIYVTEAKYPEAIAIYEQANQFDPKDFRPILAKGLVLKEEGKTTDAQPLFEQALTLAPVQYKEQIKEILAQQPQDSISNQEDKNPIITEKN; this is encoded by the coding sequence ATGAAAGTTGTCCCAAAGCGTAGCCGGTTAGCTTATATTGGTTTATTTGTGATGTTATTTGCCTTAGTCTGTTTCTCGATGGCCCCCCTCATTAGCAGTCTATTCCAAGCTCGTCATTCTTCTTCAAATCAGTCCACTGTTTCAGTCTCCAACAAAAGGGAATCGGAAATTTTAGGTTATCAATTAGTATTAGAACGAGAACCAGACAATCAAAATGCTTTACAAGGACTCCTGGCCGCTCAATTACAACAGGGAAATCTTCTTGATGTGATCGAACCTTTAGAAAGATTAGCACTCCTCAATCCTCAACAGCCAGATTATACTTTTCTGTTGGCTCAAACTAAACAGCAACTCAAGGATTATGAAGGAGCAAGTTCCGCTTATCGAAGGGTTTTAGCCGCTTACCCCGGACAAATGATCGCTCTTAAAAGTTTAGTTGATTTATTGCTGAGTCAAAACCGTTTTTCTGAAGCCATTAACGAAGTTCAATCAACCCTAAAACAAGCCATTGCTCTTAAGTCTGATGAAGTCGAAACTCCTTATCCCATCGATATTACGGCTTTACAGTTGTTGTTAGGAGAAATTTATGTGACTGAAGCCAAATATCCAGAAGCGATCGCAATTTATGAGCAAGCGAACCAATTTGATCCTAAAGATTTTCGTCCCATTTTAGCTAAGGGGTTAGTCCTCAAAGAAGAAGGCAAAACAACTGACGCTCAACCTTTATTTGAACAAGCTTTGACTCTCGCTCCGGTTCAATATAAAGAGCAAATTAAAGAAATTTTGGCTCAACAACCCCAAGACTCTATCTCTAATCAAGAAGATAAAAATCCAATTATTACAGAAAAAAATTAA
- a CDS encoding sirohydrochlorin chelatase, whose protein sequence is MQTLSNNLRSLQLTPLPKERPLLMIGHGTRDSDGRQTFLDFVKVYQDLDSSRPVIPCFLELTTPTIAEGVAYCVSQGYTEISALPILLFAARHNKFDVTNELDRTKQNYPQIKFHYGRHFGITPSILDLWRQRLAQLDEPEYNPYNISRSQTVLLLVGRGSSDPDANGDVYKLARILWEGSGYHTVETCFIGITHPRIEEGFRRARLYEPKRIIVVPYFLFTGALVKKIFAISQLQQEQHPEILINCLPEMGIQPQLLELVRQREIETQLGSVQMNCEMCKFRLAALSGNNGHSHDHHHHHHDHHHHDHSTPDPYANVEQYHDRIWKTP, encoded by the coding sequence ATGCAAACTCTGAGCAATAATTTAAGATCACTTCAATTAACCCCTTTACCCAAAGAGCGCCCTTTATTAATGATCGGTCATGGTACGAGAGATTCTGACGGTCGTCAAACTTTTCTAGATTTCGTTAAAGTATATCAGGATTTAGATTCTTCTCGTCCTGTAATCCCCTGTTTTCTGGAACTGACTACCCCCACCATTGCAGAGGGAGTCGCCTACTGTGTCTCTCAAGGTTATACAGAAATATCCGCTTTACCTATTCTTTTATTTGCTGCCCGTCATAATAAATTTGATGTTACTAATGAATTAGATCGCACTAAGCAAAATTATCCGCAAATTAAGTTCCATTATGGCCGACATTTTGGCATTACTCCGAGTATTTTAGACCTGTGGCGACAAAGATTAGCTCAACTCGACGAACCCGAATATAATCCTTATAATATTTCTCGTTCTCAAACTGTTCTGTTACTGGTAGGAAGAGGATCAAGCGATCCGGATGCTAATGGAGATGTTTATAAATTAGCACGAATTCTTTGGGAAGGAAGTGGTTATCATACCGTTGAAACTTGTTTTATTGGGATCACTCATCCTCGTATAGAAGAAGGGTTTCGTCGCGCTCGTTTATATGAACCCAAACGAATTATTGTCGTTCCTTACTTTTTATTTACTGGCGCTCTGGTTAAAAAGATTTTTGCTATTTCTCAACTGCAACAAGAGCAACATCCAGAAATTTTAATTAATTGTTTACCCGAAATGGGAATTCAACCCCAACTTTTAGAATTAGTCAGACAACGAGAAATAGAAACCCAACTCGGAAGTGTTCAGATGAATTGTGAGATGTGCAAATTCCGGTTAGCGGCTCTTTCTGGAAATAACGGTCATTCTCACGATCATCACCATCATCATCATGATCACCACCATCACGACCATTCTACCCCTGATCCCTATGCTAATGTTGAGCAGTATCACGATAGAATTTGGAAAACACCTTAA
- the sipA gene encoding regulatory protein SipA produces MTNSDLAVGSQIKLIALPPYFKTAEPMPMLRPADILAVGAEGIVIDRRPGGYWGVRFPRGTFLVESQYMEVISSPEPEIVSDSEAKEEE; encoded by the coding sequence ATGACTAACTCAGATCTTGCTGTTGGAAGCCAAATAAAACTGATTGCTTTACCTCCCTATTTCAAAACGGCTGAACCGATGCCGATGCTTCGTCCTGCTGATATTTTAGCCGTTGGTGCAGAAGGTATTGTCATCGATCGCCGTCCTGGGGGATATTGGGGAGTCCGTTTCCCTAGAGGCACATTTTTAGTAGAAAGTCAATATATGGAAGTTATTTCATCTCCTGAACCTGAAATTGTTTCAGACTCTGAAGCTAAAGAAGAAGAGTGA
- a CDS encoding Uma2 family endonuclease, giving the protein MVIVKQNIENLTLEDFLNLPESQPAFEYINGKIEQKPMPQGEHSTLQGELVSAINYRGKSKKLVYALPELRCTFGGRSIVPDVAVFRWERIPKTSQGRIVNKLEIYPDWIIEILSPEQSANRVMKKILFSVRQGTQLGWLIDPEDESVMIFQPDQFPEIKSEDELLPVLKVLEDWQLSVNDLFQWLTL; this is encoded by the coding sequence ATGGTTATTGTCAAGCAAAATATAGAAAATTTAACCTTAGAAGATTTTTTAAACCTTCCAGAAAGTCAACCGGCTTTTGAATATATTAACGGAAAAATTGAACAAAAACCTATGCCACAAGGTGAACATAGTACCTTACAAGGTGAGTTAGTATCGGCGATTAATTATCGAGGTAAATCTAAAAAATTAGTTTATGCTTTGCCTGAATTAAGGTGTACATTTGGGGGGCGTTCAATTGTGCCAGATGTTGCGGTATTTAGGTGGGAAAGAATTCCGAAAACCTCTCAAGGAAGAATTGTTAATAAGTTGGAAATTTATCCGGATTGGATTATTGAAATTTTATCTCCTGAACAATCAGCTAATCGAGTGATGAAAAAGATTCTTTTCTCTGTTAGACAAGGAACTCAGTTAGGATGGTTAATCGATCCGGAAGATGAATCTGTGATGATTTTTCAACCTGATCAATTTCCTGAAATTAAATCAGAGGATGAACTTTTACCCGTTTTGAAAGTGTTGGAAGATTGGCAGTTATCTGTTAATGATCTGTTTCAATGGTTGACGTTATAA
- a CDS encoding precorrin-8X methylmutase, with product MEWHLSDAQSLAIIDHEIGTTTLVPAEYEIVRRVIYETADFEYLSLIRFAERALPAGAAALAARSTIVVDVPMVQVGIVPNLQKTFANPVYCSTETITRPQKEKTQAAWGMQTLARRYPEAIFVIGQSQTALTGLVELVEEENIKPALVVGTPAGFIGAEVAKERLRDSGVSYICAGGRKGSAVVAVAIINALVDLAWQAYGQNVNLAQD from the coding sequence ATGGAATGGCACTTAAGCGATGCTCAAAGCCTAGCAATTATTGATCATGAAATCGGGACGACAACTCTAGTTCCCGCCGAATATGAAATTGTGCGTCGCGTAATTTATGAAACGGCTGATTTTGAATATTTGTCTTTAATTCGGTTTGCCGAGAGAGCTTTACCCGCCGGCGCGGCTGCTTTAGCGGCTCGTAGTACCATTGTTGTTGATGTGCCGATGGTACAGGTAGGAATTGTTCCTAATCTTCAAAAAACTTTTGCTAATCCGGTTTATTGTTCCACAGAAACCATTACTCGCCCCCAAAAAGAAAAAACTCAAGCCGCTTGGGGAATGCAAACCCTAGCAAGACGCTATCCAGAAGCCATTTTTGTCATTGGACAGTCTCAAACAGCATTGACTGGCTTAGTAGAATTAGTCGAAGAAGAAAACATTAAGCCGGCTTTAGTGGTGGGAACTCCTGCCGGATTCATCGGTGCTGAAGTGGCTAAGGAACGATTACGAGATTCGGGAGTCTCCTACATTTGTGCCGGTGGACGCAAAGGAAGTGCTGTTGTAGCGGTAGCCATTATCAATGCTTTGGTGGATTTGGCTTGGCAGGCTTACGGGCAAAATGTTAATCTAGCACAGGATTAA
- a CDS encoding YtxH domain-containing protein, with product MSKKNNGGVFIAGMLVGGAIGTVLGVLVAPRTGKETRRIIGKSAQAIPELVEDVSTSVQLQADRLSENARRNWEETLKRLKVAIAAGIEATQVEAEEQFARDITVESNSVEIKKQ from the coding sequence ATGTCTAAGAAAAACAATGGAGGAGTATTTATTGCCGGGATGCTGGTAGGAGGAGCGATCGGAACGGTATTAGGGGTTTTAGTTGCTCCTAGAACCGGCAAAGAAACCAGACGGATCATAGGAAAATCCGCTCAAGCGATTCCCGAATTAGTCGAAGATGTTTCTACCAGTGTTCAATTACAAGCCGATCGCTTATCAGAAAATGCCCGACGCAATTGGGAGGAAACTCTAAAGCGACTAAAGGTAGCGATCGCAGCCGGGATCGAGGCGACACAAGTTGAAGCCGAAGAACAATTTGCCCGAGATATTACCGTTGAATCAAATTCTGTGGAAATTAAAAAACAATAG
- a CDS encoding ABC transporter permease produces the protein MEILENLKMAFSSLMGNKLRSSLTMLGIAIGNGSVVALIGVGQGAQQLAAQQFQALGPNILYVTVSRSMRRSITNARPLVLEDAQAIKNNVPSVTLVAPEIYSDQLITYQENNYSTSSLGTTPEYLNVRNYQLDKGRFINEVDVKRHNRVVVLGSEVAEKLFKNENPIGQLVRIRNTSFQVIGVLASKGFLFGSNQDDKAIVPLTTMAYQLIGYRSPYGMSIHVISVLAKDENSLKTAEFQIENLIQLRHQVKLDGYVEVNNQQSIMETATETNEGLTRMLAAIASISLVVGGIGVMNIMLVSVTERTKEIGLRKAVGAQEQDIMTQFLIEAVILATTGGMIGIFVSIGGIIIAETFFSMVLTISPEAIIIAMGVSGAIGLFFGVVPAKRAAKLDPIVALRSS, from the coding sequence ATGGAAATTTTAGAGAACCTTAAAATGGCGTTTTCCTCTTTAATGGGGAATAAATTACGCAGTAGCTTAACTATGCTAGGTATTGCTATTGGTAACGGTTCGGTAGTCGCTCTTATTGGAGTGGGTCAAGGGGCGCAACAATTGGCGGCACAGCAATTTCAAGCTTTGGGGCCAAATATTTTATATGTTACTGTTTCTCGCTCGATGAGAAGATCTATTACCAATGCTAGACCTTTAGTCCTCGAAGATGCTCAGGCCATCAAAAATAACGTTCCCTCGGTTACTTTAGTTGCTCCTGAAATTTATTCAGACCAACTAATTACTTACCAGGAAAATAATTATAGCACTTCATCCCTTGGAACGACTCCAGAGTATTTAAATGTGAGAAATTATCAACTCGATAAAGGACGATTTATTAATGAAGTCGATGTCAAACGTCATAACCGAGTTGTGGTTTTAGGGTCGGAAGTTGCCGAAAAATTATTTAAAAATGAAAATCCGATCGGCCAGCTAGTCAGAATTAGAAATACTAGCTTTCAAGTGATAGGAGTTTTAGCATCTAAAGGATTTTTATTTGGGTCTAATCAAGATGATAAAGCGATCGTTCCTTTAACGACTATGGCTTATCAATTAATTGGATATCGCTCCCCTTACGGAATGTCTATTCATGTCATCTCTGTTTTAGCTAAAGATGAAAATAGCCTCAAAACCGCAGAATTTCAAATTGAAAATTTAATTCAATTAAGACATCAAGTTAAACTGGATGGTTATGTTGAGGTCAATAATCAACAATCTATCATGGAAACCGCTACAGAAACCAATGAAGGATTGACCAGAATGTTGGCAGCGATCGCCAGTATTTCTTTAGTTGTTGGGGGGATTGGAGTCATGAATATTATGTTAGTATCAGTGACAGAACGAACCAAAGAAATTGGGCTGCGTAAGGCGGTAGGGGCACAAGAACAAGATATCATGACCCAGTTTTTAATAGAGGCTGTTATTCTCGCCACAACGGGAGGAATGATCGGGATTTTTGTGAGTATTGGCGGGATAATTATTGCTGAAACTTTTTTCTCAATGGTTCTGACTATTTCTCCTGAAGCTATTATTATTGCGATGGGAGTTTCGGGAGCAATTGGGCTATTTTTTGGGGTTGTTCCAGCTAAACGAGCCGCTAAATTAGATCCCATTGTCGCTTTGAGAAGTTCTTAA
- a CDS encoding DUF1350 family protein, with product MNWQEFSGSWVLIPQHPIGVIHFLGGAFVGTAPNLTYRWLLENLGKSGYAIITTPFVNTLDHTAIARSVLNRFETILERLQTTNALGQRYLPIYGLGHSMGCKLHLLIGSMFSVERAGNILISYNNYPIRRAIPLIEQLQIDKTFQLEFVPSPEETNVLIAKNYAIRRNLLIRFTNDEIDQTSLLSPVLEQRFPQMVAFLTLTGNHLTPLGQDIEWQMGEVFSPFDALGQWVKQSLSRDLYALKQEIVRWLNPLDFQKK from the coding sequence ATGAACTGGCAAGAGTTTTCAGGATCTTGGGTACTCATTCCGCAACACCCTATCGGTGTCATTCACTTTTTAGGAGGGGCTTTTGTAGGCACTGCTCCTAATCTGACCTACCGGTGGTTGCTAGAAAATTTAGGCAAATCCGGCTACGCTATCATTACCACCCCCTTTGTTAATACTCTTGATCATACTGCTATTGCTCGCTCTGTTCTCAATCGTTTTGAAACTATTCTCGAACGTCTTCAGACAACTAATGCCCTAGGACAACGTTATCTGCCTATCTATGGTTTGGGTCATAGTATGGGATGTAAGTTACATTTACTCATTGGCAGTATGTTTTCTGTCGAACGTGCGGGCAATATACTGATTTCCTATAATAACTATCCCATCCGTCGCGCTATTCCTTTGATAGAACAATTACAAATTGATAAAACTTTTCAGCTTGAGTTTGTCCCCTCTCCGGAAGAAACCAATGTATTAATTGCTAAAAATTATGCCATCCGTCGTAATCTTTTGATCCGTTTTACCAATGATGAAATCGATCAAACCAGTCTTTTAAGTCCTGTTCTAGAACAGCGTTTTCCTCAAATGGTGGCTTTCTTGACTTTGACGGGTAATCATTTGACTCCTTTAGGCCAAGATATTGAGTGGCAAATGGGAGAGGTCTTTAGTCCGTTTGATGCGCTCGGACAATGGGTTAAACAAAGTTTATCTAGAGATTTGTATGCCCTTAAACAAGAAATAGTACGATGGCTAAATCCTTTAGATTTTCAAAAAAAATAG
- the tnpB gene encoding IS200/IS605 family element RNA-guided endonuclease TnpB: MGNKAYRFRLYPNQEQQAFLAKCFGCSRFVYNHFLRVTTDVYAESKKHFRYKEWARLLVQLKKEFQWLAEVNSQSLQQTLKDLESAFTRFFKKLAKFPRFKKRLSRQSFRVPQHFSVTSDGKLKLPKMNTIKMVVHREIEGTLKNVTISKTPSGKYYASIVTETEIYKAPLTGEKIGLDLGLKDFVITSKPEKFPNPRYFQKSLRRLKIRQRRLSRKVKGANNRSKARLIVAKIHEKVANQRLDYQHKISLKLTCENQAISCEDLNIKGMVKNRKLAKQISDVAWGQFLTLLEYKGDIYGCEIHRVDRFFPSSKRCSKCGYIKEDLTLTDREWTCPECSEHHDRDVNACYNLLQFSDLKIPLEEREFTPNQTVEMLCIKSVSS, from the coding sequence ATGGGTAATAAAGCATATCGTTTTAGGCTCTATCCTAATCAAGAACAACAGGCATTTTTAGCTAAATGCTTTGGCTGCTCTAGATTTGTCTATAACCATTTCCTGAGAGTTACCACCGATGTCTATGCCGAATCTAAAAAACATTTTCGCTATAAAGAGTGGGCAAGATTACTTGTTCAACTCAAGAAAGAATTTCAATGGTTGGCGGAGGTTAACTCTCAATCTTTACAGCAAACTTTAAAAGATTTAGAATCTGCTTTTACTAGATTCTTCAAGAAGTTAGCGAAGTTTCCCCGATTCAAGAAACGGCTTTCAAGGCAATCTTTTAGAGTTCCCCAACATTTTTCTGTCACTTCGGACGGAAAGCTTAAACTTCCTAAGATGAACACAATTAAGATGGTTGTTCACAGGGAGATTGAAGGAACACTCAAAAATGTGACTATTAGTAAAACTCCTTCGGGTAAATATTACGCTTCGATTGTCACAGAAACCGAAATATATAAAGCACCATTAACAGGTGAAAAAATCGGTTTGGACTTAGGATTAAAAGATTTTGTTATCACTTCTAAGCCTGAAAAGTTTCCTAACCCTAGATATTTTCAGAAATCTTTGAGACGGTTAAAAATACGACAAAGGAGGTTAAGTCGTAAGGTTAAAGGTGCTAATAACCGAAGTAAAGCTAGATTAATAGTAGCTAAGATTCATGAAAAAGTAGCCAATCAACGATTAGACTATCAACATAAAATAAGTCTAAAACTAACTTGTGAGAACCAAGCAATTAGCTGTGAAGACTTAAATATCAAGGGGATGGTTAAAAATCGGAAGTTGGCTAAACAAATTAGTGATGTTGCTTGGGGGCAATTCCTAACTCTTTTAGAATATAAGGGAGATATCTATGGCTGTGAAATCCACAGGGTTGATAGATTCTTTCCCAGTTCTAAAAGGTGTTCTAAGTGTGGATATATCAAAGAAGATTTAACTCTCACTGATAGAGAGTGGACTTGCCCCGAATGCTCTGAACATCACGATAGAGATGTCAACGCTTGTTACAACTTGCTACAGTTTTCTGATTTAAAAATACCGTTGGAAGAACGGGAATTTACGCCTAACCAGACAGTTGAAATGCTGTGTATCAAGAGCGTTAGTTCTTGA
- a CDS encoding ShlB/FhaC/HecB family hemolysin secretion/activation protein: MVYLSISHWLSSLLLLPLMSLMLVPGMGEHSVKAQILDPFPSGPSRPETPTPTPSPLPPLEDILPPNPSTPTPSDNFPSNIPGTITVRQFNYEGNTAFSDQELDRVTQPYLNRPISFAELLQARTAITQLYIDNGYVTSGAYIAPQSIDKGVITITIVEGNLEEINVDVEGKLAPSYVRERIAIATEQPLNVNRLLEALQLLQLNPIIERISAELSAGTRPGTSILDITVVVADTFTPEIIVDNGRNPRVGSLRRGTQVSDLNLFGLGDEMRIWYLNTDGTNDVDVNYGVPVNAYNGTVRVQFRNVTAKVTEDPFEQFDITSDYQKYLLSFRQPIVLTPTEEIALGLTFDYQKTQTRFLGVGFPTRGTNNRGRTNISSLRFSQEWTQRNEQEVLAARSEFSVGVDVFDVTDTFDREFNRFAPGNDYFIWRGQGQWVRLLAPDTLFILRGDLQLTSEPLVPIEQFSLGGLGNVVGYRQNYLLTDNGFFGGVEFRVPIYRAQNPNNILQLVPFATVGSGWNVSGSPQPDPATIASIGIGLQWQYSDYISARVDWGIKLVPIPLEGNTLQDNGIVFSFIFRPF, translated from the coding sequence ATGGTTTACCTATCCATTAGTCATTGGCTCTCGTCTTTATTGCTATTGCCTTTAATGAGCCTCATGCTAGTCCCTGGTATGGGGGAACATTCGGTCAAAGCACAAATCCTTGACCCTTTTCCCTCCGGTCCTTCAAGACCAGAAACCCCTACTCCTACACCTTCCCCTTTACCTCCTTTAGAGGATATTTTACCCCCTAACCCATCAACTCCCACCCCCTCAGACAATTTTCCCAGTAACATTCCGGGGACGATTACCGTTAGACAGTTTAATTATGAGGGCAATACCGCCTTTAGTGACCAAGAACTCGATCGAGTAACTCAACCTTATCTTAATCGTCCTATTTCATTTGCTGAACTTCTCCAAGCGAGAACCGCCATCACTCAACTTTATATCGATAATGGATATGTTACCTCTGGTGCTTATATTGCTCCTCAATCTATAGACAAAGGGGTCATAACCATTACTATTGTTGAAGGCAACTTAGAAGAAATTAATGTCGATGTAGAGGGAAAATTAGCCCCTAGTTATGTCCGGGAGCGAATTGCGATCGCTACTGAGCAACCCCTCAATGTTAATCGTCTGCTCGAAGCACTACAATTATTACAACTCAATCCGATCATTGAGCGCATTTCTGCGGAACTCTCAGCCGGAACCCGTCCAGGAACGAGTATTTTAGATATCACGGTTGTGGTAGCAGATACTTTTACTCCTGAAATTATCGTAGATAATGGTCGTAATCCTAGAGTAGGCAGTTTACGACGCGGGACACAAGTATCAGATCTCAATTTATTCGGGTTAGGGGATGAAATGCGAATTTGGTATTTAAATACCGATGGAACAAATGATGTCGATGTCAATTATGGGGTTCCGGTGAATGCCTATAATGGAACGGTTAGGGTTCAATTTCGTAATGTTACCGCTAAAGTGACAGAAGACCCGTTTGAGCAATTTGATATTACTTCAGACTATCAAAAATATTTATTATCATTTCGTCAACCCATTGTTCTCACTCCCACAGAAGAAATTGCTCTAGGATTGACCTTTGATTATCAAAAAACTCAAACTCGTTTTTTAGGGGTAGGGTTTCCCACCAGAGGGACGAATAACCGAGGCCGAACCAATATTTCTAGTCTGCGTTTTTCTCAAGAGTGGACACAACGCAATGAACAAGAAGTTTTGGCGGCACGTTCAGAGTTTAGTGTTGGGGTAGATGTGTTTGATGTGACTGATACCTTCGATCGAGAGTTTAATCGGTTTGCTCCGGGTAATGATTATTTCATTTGGCGAGGTCAAGGTCAATGGGTTCGTTTACTCGCTCCTGATACTTTATTTATACTCCGAGGAGATCTTCAATTAACCAGTGAACCTTTAGTCCCTATTGAACAGTTTTCTTTGGGGGGTTTAGGGAATGTAGTGGGATATCGTCAAAATTATTTATTAACTGATAATGGGTTTTTTGGGGGTGTAGAATTTCGTGTTCCTATCTACCGCGCTCAAAATCCGAATAATATTTTGCAACTTGTCCCTTTTGCCACAGTAGGATCAGGGTGGAATGTTTCGGGTTCTCCTCAACCGGATCCGGCTACAATTGCCTCTATAGGAATAGGTTTACAATGGCAATATAGTGATTATATCAGCGCCCGAGTTGATTGGGGAATTAAATTAGTGCCGATTCCTCTTGAAGGCAATACACTACAGGATAATGGAATTGTTTTCTCTTTTATTTTTAGACCTTTTTGA
- a CDS encoding DUF2103 domain-containing protein — MKDAASGRLVWNHSTHIRDLIPVLEKLTNKTGIYTITPGVISRARGHSPELKLRVSVPIRGGYKIIARQGKTVQEVFIVTDLTQAELEQEIIQALKH; from the coding sequence ATGAAAGATGCTGCTAGTGGGAGGTTAGTTTGGAATCATTCGACTCATATCCGAGATTTGATTCCAGTTTTAGAAAAATTGACCAATAAAACCGGAATTTATACCATTACCCCTGGTGTCATTAGTCGCGCTAGGGGACATAGTCCGGAACTTAAATTAAGGGTGTCTGTTCCGATTCGGGGAGGGTATAAAATTATTGCAAGACAAGGGAAAACGGTTCAAGAGGTTTTTATTGTTACTGATCTGACTCAAGCAGAATTAGAACAGGAAATTATACAAGCTTTAAAACATTAA
- a CDS encoding PadR family transcriptional regulator: protein MVVKGDKKLIDKYQHLSTNEMEIMQILIIFGRTFGLDIMDKVNEGRREFNLPEIGYGSFYGALKKLEREKFIKSSTPDTDKRRKYYQVTALGEETYQANFNYQNRLGQNTGSVLM from the coding sequence ATGGTCGTTAAAGGAGATAAAAAATTGATAGACAAGTATCAACATTTAAGTACAAATGAAATGGAAATTATGCAAATTTTAATTATATTTGGCCGAACTTTCGGGCTAGATATTATGGATAAAGTTAATGAGGGACGTAGAGAATTTAATTTGCCAGAGATTGGTTATGGTTCTTTTTATGGTGCTTTGAAAAAGTTAGAACGAGAAAAATTTATTAAATCGTCAACCCCTGATACTGATAAAAGACGGAAATATTACCAAGTTACAGCATTAGGTGAGGAAACTTATCAGGCTAATTTCAATTATCAAAATAGGTTAGGACAAAATACGGGTTCAGTTTTAATGTAG
- a CDS encoding TPM domain-containing protein, translated as MQNRWRGQLLIVVAVCFLSLILWGGIPSSAWAVNNPELLPPQETPVVDLANYLPTLQEESLIEEIEDFEAETGWKMRVLTQYDRSPGRAVINFWGLDDKSILLVADGRGGNLLAFSIGDAVYDLLPRTFWIELQARFGNLYYVREHGENNAIVNALNTVQGCLVQGGCNVVPGLPREQWILTLATSVVGGLVFGFAAVPRKEGQGFAWQWVLIMSPLWGILFIAFGVGPVVSRTSEWLPLFRNLMGFVLGALVAYLTPILNQPTPSKT; from the coding sequence ATGCAAAATCGTTGGCGAGGACAACTGTTAATTGTAGTAGCTGTTTGTTTCCTATCCTTGATCCTGTGGGGAGGAATACCGTCTAGTGCTTGGGCGGTTAATAATCCTGAGTTATTACCCCCCCAAGAAACCCCGGTTGTAGATTTGGCTAATTATTTGCCGACTCTTCAGGAAGAATCTTTAATAGAGGAGATTGAAGATTTTGAAGCCGAAACCGGCTGGAAAATGCGGGTTTTAACCCAATACGATCGCTCACCCGGTCGTGCGGTCATCAATTTTTGGGGCTTAGATGATAAAAGTATCCTGTTAGTGGCCGATGGACGAGGTGGCAATCTTCTGGCTTTCAGCATTGGTGATGCGGTTTATGATTTACTACCTCGAACCTTTTGGATCGAATTACAAGCCCGTTTTGGCAATTTGTATTATGTTAGAGAACATGGGGAAAATAATGCGATCGTCAATGCGTTAAACACCGTTCAAGGATGTTTAGTTCAAGGCGGCTGTAATGTCGTTCCCGGTCTACCGCGAGAACAATGGATTTTAACCCTAGCGACTTCAGTAGTCGGGGGGTTAGTCTTTGGATTTGCGGCTGTTCCTCGCAAAGAAGGCCAAGGGTTTGCTTGGCAGTGGGTTTTAATTATGTCTCCCTTATGGGGTATTCTATTTATTGCCTTTGGCGTTGGCCCTGTGGTTAGTCGAACCTCGGAGTGGTTGCCCTTATTTCGCAATTTGATGGGGTTTGTCCTAGGGGCATTGGTGGCTTATTTAACTCCTATCCTGAACCAGCCTACACCCTCAAAAACTTAA